GAGTAGCCGAGGATGATTCGGTCCTCCTCCATCCTCTTGATACGGTCGCGGATGGTAGAGGTCGAACGTTCCAGAGCCTCCCCTATCTGCTCGTAGGTCAGCTTCGCATCCTTCTGCAGCATGCGCAGGATCTTCCTATCCAGGTCGTCGGGCATGTTCGCACTTCCAATGCCGCCGAGGGTTATTAATTGTTCTCGGCACCCTTCGAGCTGCCGTCAGCCATCTCGCCGACTTGCCTTGGCCTCTTCTTCCACGTAGTCCTGGACGATCTTGAAGTGGTCGAACGCTAGCGGAGGCAACTTGTCCAAGGGGAAGAAACCCGCATCCGATGCGTCGTCACCTGACCGAAGCTTCCCTCCTTTCCTCCGCATGACGTGGACGACGGAGACCGTATGCCCTCGTGGGTCCCGGTCCGGAGACGAATAGATGCCAAGCAAGTGGTGGACAGAGGTCTCGAGACCGGTCTCCTCAAGCAGCTCTCGGCGCACGGCTGCTTCCACCAGCTCCCCGTACTCCACGAATCCCCCGGGGAGGGCGTACTCGCCTTTGAAAGGTGGGTTTCCCCGCCTGACCAGGAGTATGCTGCCTTTCACGACCAGAATCCCGTCCACCGCTAGCACCGGGTTGCGGAAGCGGTGGGCCACCTGCGCCTCGAAGGCTTGCTGGTGAGCCTCGTACTCAAGCAAAAGCTCTCTGCCAGCGGAGGTGAGCATGTGGCCGTCGCTCCTCTCATGACCCCGAACGTTTGAGATTACGCGCAATCCGGTGGACAACTCGATGTCCCTCACCATGGCCTTCGCGCGCTCAATAGAGATGCCCACCGAAGAAGCCGCTTTGGGCAAAGAGCCCTCTTCCTCGATGGCGCGGAGAAGCCGCCCTCTCGCATCAGTCAGCACCAATTTGCCATTCCTGCGGAAGAGAAGACCGCATTCCACTTCGTAGGGCAATGCCGCACCCCCTTCAAGCAGGCCAAAGCATAGCTTAATACTTGCCTCGTGCCTAGGCGCGCCGTGGCCTCGCAAAGCAAGAAGATACCCACCATCATGAGCGCCGACGAGATACTCGACAAGGCGTTCAAAAGGCTGACCAAGATCGAGAAGGAAGGAAAAGACCTGATGCAGGTGAGGCAGCGCACCACCGTGGCGCGCATCACCGCCGCCGGGGATATCATTTCCACCGTCCTGCTGAAGTACGTCAAGGCCTTCCCCTCCATGGCCAAGCGAGAGGAGTTCGCCATGGAGCTCATCGATCTGCTGGTGGGCACCGACCAGCTCAAGAAGTCCTTGGGGGCGCTCTCCTGGTGCTCACAGAGGGTATCCAAGCTGCGCCAGGAATATATTCGCAAGGCCAAGGGAGCGATCCGCTTGAACGAGGTCGAGAGGGTGCGAAAGGAGTTCTACGGCCGAGCATCCTCCCTCCTCAAACAGATCGATAGCGACCTAGCTTTCGTATCTCGGGCACGCGACGAGCTCAAGAGGGTGCCGGTGATCGAGATGGAGCTTCCTACGGTGGTCATCGCGGGGTTCCCGAACGTGGGCAAGAGCCAGCTGGTGGAGAAGCTTTCCTCGGCCAAGCCCCGGATAGCACCTTATCCGTTCACTACCAAAGGCATCGCGATCGGGCACTTCACCGTTCGCTACCAGAGATACCAGGTGGTGGACACGCCGGGATTGCTGGACCGGGAGTTCGAGGAGAGGAACGAGATCGAGAGGCAGGCCATCCTGGCCCTCAAGTATCTTGCGGACGTCATGGTGTTCGTCATCGATCCGTCGGAGACCAGCGGATACTCGCTCGAGAAACAACTGGCATTGCTGGATTCCGTCAAAGCCAACTTCCCCGGAATACCGTTGATCGAGGTGGAGAACAAGGCCGACCTCATACGGACAGTATCTGGCAGGCCGACCATCTCCGCCCTCACCGGGGAGGGTGTTGAGGAGCTGCGATCGAAGTTGGTGGAGCTGCTCCGCCCGATGCTCAATTCTGGACAGGATCTGGAAAGGTTATCTAGGCCGTAGGGCATTGGGCAGCAAGGGGATCGGATGCCGCAGGATCTGGCGTGCAGCGATAGGGTGCGTTCCTACTTCTTAGGCCTTTCCAAAGAGGCGGACCGCTGCTACGCCGTGGCCCGGAGGGCGAGAGCTCGAGGGATGGATCCCGAGACATTTGTGGAGATCCCACAGGCAGAAGACCTGGCATCCCGAGTGGAGAAGCTGCTCTCCGCCTGGAACGTGGAGGGCGTGGCGGTACGAATTAGAGAGTTGAGCCGGGAGCACAACCGGGAAGAGGTCTCCCTGCTCATCGCCAAGGAAGTGGCCAATCGGCCGGCCAAGACCAAGGAGGAGGCCATCGACAGAGCGGTGAGAGTAGGCCTGGCAGTGCTCACCGAAGGAATACTTGTGGCCCCCCTGGAAGGCATCGCAGGCATCCGGCTCGGTCGCAACTCGGACGGTACTAACTACCTAGTCATTTCCTTCGCGGGACCGATACGGAGCGCCGGCGGCACTGGGCAGGCCATGGCCGTGCTCATCGGGGACGTGGTGCGGAGAGAGCACGGCATCGGTCGCTACGCCCCCACCCATGGCGAGGTGCAGCGCTTCAAAGAGGAGATCCCGCTCTACAAGCAGGCGCAACACCTGCAGTACACCCCCAGCAACCAGGAGATCGAGCTCATAGTGAAGAACTGCCCGGTGTGCGTGGACGGCGAGGGAACCGAGGACGTGGAGATCTCTGGTTACCGAGATCTGCCGCGGGTAGAGACCAACAAGGTGCGGGGTGGGGCCTGCCTGGTCATCGCGGAAGGGCTGTGCCAGAAGGCGAACAAGCTGGAAAAGCACGTGAAGAGGCTGGGCATTGATGGTTGGGGCTTCATCTCGGAATATCTGGCCTTGAAGAAGAAGGATGTCTCTGAGAGCGAGGCCATGAAGGTCAAGCCGGATGCGAAGTACCTCAAGGACCTCATCGTCGGCAGGCCGGTCCTTGGGCATCCCTCGAAGATCGGCGGACCGAGGCTGCGGTACGGGAGAGGTCGCACCACTGGCCTGGCGGCGATCGCGCTCAATCCAGCCACCATGTACGCGGTGGACGAGTTCCTGGCCGTGGGCACGCAGATCAAGATCGAACGCCCTGGCAAGGCCGGAGCGGTCACGCCCTGCGACAGCATCGAAGGGCCGATGCTGCTCCTAAGGAACGGGGACCTGGTGCAGACGAACACCGTGGAGCAGTTCCTGCAGGTGAAAGAGCAAGTGATCGAGATCGTGGACCTGGGCGAGATCCTCATCCCGTTTGGTGAGTTCGTGGAGAACAATCACGTCCTGGTGCCTGCGGGTTTCTGCCTGGACTTCTATCGCGCTGAGCTGAGGAAGGCCGCGGGAGAACTGCCGCCGGGATGGAGGTCCCCGCCCAAGCTCGAAGTGGCTCTGGAGCTTTGCCGACGATATGGGGTACCGTTGCATCCCGATTTCAACCTGTTCTGGAGCGACGTGCCGCTGGAGTCCCTCCAGGCGCTGCGCGAGCGAGTGGCCGCCACCGGAGAGTACAAGGAAGGTGAGCTGCGGGTTCCTTTGGACCCGGTGGCGAAGCGCACCTTGGAAGACCTGGGGGCATTGCATTCCGTGCGCGAAGGGCGCATCGTCCTTTCTCACTTCGCGGACCCCCTGCTGCTAGGCCTGGGCCTGCGACCGAAAGATGGACATTTGGAACCAGCCTCAGAGCTGAAGGGAAGCACAAGCCTAGAGGCCGTTTCCAACGCCGCCGGGGTCACCATCCGGGCCAAGGCCGTCACTCGCATAGGGGCAAGAATGGCCAGGCCGGAGAAGGCCAAGGAACGACGCATGAAACCTCCACCCCATGTATTGTTCCCTCTCGGTCAGAGCGGTGGAGCCCAACGCCTAGTGAGCGAGGCCATGGAGGATGAGGAAGTGCAAGCTCAAGTGGGCGTCCGTTCCTGTCCCATCTGCGGCAAGACCACCTTCCTCTGCCGTTGCGAGTGCGGATCCCATACCCTTCCAACCGACGCCCCGGCGCAGCAGATCATCGACATCAACGCCATCATCGAGCAGGCCATGTGCAATCTGGGCATGACCGAGGTGCCGGCCATCAAAGGCGTGCAGGGCATGATCTCTCACAACAAGACCCCAGAGCCGATGGAGAAAGGCATCCTCCGCGCCAAGCACGGGGTGTTCGTGTTCAAGGACGGCACCATCCGCTTCGACATGACCGATGTGCCTGTGACCCACTTCCGCCCTGGAGAGATAGGTTTGAGCGTAGAGAGGGCTCGCGCCCTGGGCTACGAGAAAGACCACGAAGGCGCGGAGCTGGTGTCGGAGGATCAGTTGTGTGAGCTGATGGTCCAGGACTACATCCCCTCCGCGTCATGCGGCGACTATCTGATCAAGGTGGCGCATTTCATCGACGACCTGCTGGTCAAGTTCTACGGTCTTTCTGCCTTCTACAACGCGAACGAAAGGAGCGAGCTCATCGGTCACCTGGCTATCGGGCTTGCTCCGCACACCTCCGGGGGCGTGCTATGCCGTCTGATCGGATTCACCAACACCAACGCCGGCTACGGGCATCCTTTCTTCCACGCCGCCAAGAGGCGCAACGCTGATGGCGATGAGGACTCGGCCATCCTCTTACTGGACGGCCTGATCAATTTCTCCCGTTCCTTCTTGCCCGACCGCCGAGGCGGCCTGATGGACGCGCCGCTGGTCCTCACCACTAGGTTGGACCCGAACGAGATCGACAAGGAGGCTCACAACATTGACGTGCTCCGGGAGTATCCGCTGGAGTTCTATAGGGCCACCATGGAATACAAGCCTCCCAAGGAGGTGCAGGAGCAGATGGACCTGATAGGGGGGAGGCTCGGTTCGGTGCTGCAGTACGAAGGCTTCGGCTTCACTCATGACACCAGGGATATCGGGGAAGGACCCCGGAACTCGACCTATAAGCTGTTGGAGACCATGCAAGAGAAACTTGAGGCACAGCTGGTCCTAGCGCACAAGATCCGGGCCGTGGACGAGGTGGACGTGGTCTATCGGGTGGTCACGAGACATCTGCTGCCGGACATGATAGGCAATCTCAAGAGCTTCAGCGGGCAGAAGCTGCGCTGCACCAAGTGCAACTCCAAGTATCGCCGGATACCCCTCTCCGGAAAATGCTATTGCGGCAACAACCTCACGTTGACGGTGCACGAGAGCAGCGTGAAGAAGTACCTGGAGATGACGAAGGAGATCAGTGAGAAGTTCGCCATCAACAACTACACTCGCCAGAGGATCGAGCTCATCGAGCAATCGATCAATTCCCTATTCGAGAATGACAGAGTAAAGAAGTGCAAGCTCTCCGACTTCATGTGACCAGAGAGAAGGATATCGATATAGTAAGGGGTTTTGAGATCAGGTCTCTAGCGAGGAGACGAGCTCGCGGAAATCGTCGAATTTCTTCTCCAGGATGCTGAGCGCCTGCTCCAGGGTCTGCGAGGCGGTGAGCGAGCCGTCGGTCTCGAAGGTGAACACGAACTTGGTCTTGTCACCCTCGACGGTTATGGCCTTGGTCTTGCACTCCTTGACGCAGGCCTTGCAGAGCGTGCAGGCCGCCTCGTTGACCACAGCCACCTTGTTGCCCACCTTGCCAAAGCACTTGCGTGGGCAGACGTCTATGCACGTCGCACCACCGTCGCATTTGGAGGCATCGATCTTGACCTTCGGGGCATACTTGTATCCCACCCC
This window of the Methanomassiliicoccales archaeon genome carries:
- a CDS encoding DNA polymerase II large subunit; this translates as MPQDLACSDRVRSYFLGLSKEADRCYAVARRARARGMDPETFVEIPQAEDLASRVEKLLSAWNVEGVAVRIRELSREHNREEVSLLIAKEVANRPAKTKEEAIDRAVRVGLAVLTEGILVAPLEGIAGIRLGRNSDGTNYLVISFAGPIRSAGGTGQAMAVLIGDVVRREHGIGRYAPTHGEVQRFKEEIPLYKQAQHLQYTPSNQEIELIVKNCPVCVDGEGTEDVEISGYRDLPRVETNKVRGGACLVIAEGLCQKANKLEKHVKRLGIDGWGFISEYLALKKKDVSESEAMKVKPDAKYLKDLIVGRPVLGHPSKIGGPRLRYGRGRTTGLAAIALNPATMYAVDEFLAVGTQIKIERPGKAGAVTPCDSIEGPMLLLRNGDLVQTNTVEQFLQVKEQVIEIVDLGEILIPFGEFVENNHVLVPAGFCLDFYRAELRKAAGELPPGWRSPPKLEVALELCRRYGVPLHPDFNLFWSDVPLESLQALRERVAATGEYKEGELRVPLDPVAKRTLEDLGALHSVREGRIVLSHFADPLLLGLGLRPKDGHLEPASELKGSTSLEAVSNAAGVTIRAKAVTRIGARMARPEKAKERRMKPPPHVLFPLGQSGGAQRLVSEAMEDEEVQAQVGVRSCPICGKTTFLCRCECGSHTLPTDAPAQQIIDINAIIEQAMCNLGMTEVPAIKGVQGMISHNKTPEPMEKGILRAKHGVFVFKDGTIRFDMTDVPVTHFRPGEIGLSVERARALGYEKDHEGAELVSEDQLCELMVQDYIPSASCGDYLIKVAHFIDDLLVKFYGLSAFYNANERSELIGHLAIGLAPHTSGGVLCRLIGFTNTNAGYGHPFFHAAKRRNADGDEDSAILLLDGLINFSRSFLPDRRGGLMDAPLVLTTRLDPNEIDKEAHNIDVLREYPLEFYRATMEYKPPKEVQEQMDLIGGRLGSVLQYEGFGFTHDTRDIGEGPRNSTYKLLETMQEKLEAQLVLAHKIRAVDEVDVVYRVVTRHLLPDMIGNLKSFSGQKLRCTKCNSKYRRIPLSGKCYCGNNLTLTVHESSVKKYLEMTKEISEKFAINNYTRQRIELIEQSINSLFENDRVKKCKLSDFM
- a CDS encoding 50S ribosome-binding GTPase, producing MPRRAVASQSKKIPTIMSADEILDKAFKRLTKIEKEGKDLMQVRQRTTVARITAAGDIISTVLLKYVKAFPSMAKREEFAMELIDLLVGTDQLKKSLGALSWCSQRVSKLRQEYIRKAKGAIRLNEVERVRKEFYGRASSLLKQIDSDLAFVSRARDELKRVPVIEMELPTVVIAGFPNVGKSQLVEKLSSAKPRIAPYPFTTKGIAIGHFTVRYQRYQVVDTPGLLDREFEERNEIERQAILALKYLADVMVFVIDPSETSGYSLEKQLALLDSVKANFPGIPLIEVENKADLIRTVSGRPTISALTGEGVEELRSKLVELLRPMLNSGQDLERLSRP
- a CDS encoding NUDIX domain-containing protein, giving the protein MPYEVECGLLFRRNGKLVLTDARGRLLRAIEEEGSLPKAASSVGISIERAKAMVRDIELSTGLRVISNVRGHERSDGHMLTSAGRELLLEYEAHQQAFEAQVAHRFRNPVLAVDGILVVKGSILLVRRGNPPFKGEYALPGGFVEYGELVEAAVRRELLEETGLETSVHHLLGIYSSPDRDPRGHTVSVVHVMRRKGGKLRSGDDASDAGFFPLDKLPPLAFDHFKIVQDYVEEEAKASRRDG